Proteins found in one Cricetulus griseus strain 17A/GY chromosome X, alternate assembly CriGri-PICRH-1.0, whole genome shotgun sequence genomic segment:
- the LOC100774329 gene encoding melanoma-associated antigen B18 — translation MPRGRKSKLRARERRFQARSEMRRIPDAHASTTEERETPSSSPLCSSNRSQDGERPSTSWAQPSTSYSSSTQRGDIAISLVQFMLRKYNKREPITKEDILKHVIPQDKENFPNVLKKASELMVLAFGIDVKEIDTIRHCYALVSILNPNGDEIMNGEAIMPKSGLLVTILCVIFIKGSCANEEYIWEVLSVIGIYAGVDHFIYGNVKKLITKDFVSEGYLEYRRVPYRGSSCYQFLWGPRAQFETGKMRVLEFLAKVHDTVPSAFPSLYQDALRDEQERTQAKFTSMILIGLMPGAQSNHNCSNFSNYH, via the exons ATGCCTCGTGGCCGTAAAAGTAAACTCCGGGCCCGTGAGAGACGCTTCCAGGCTCGAAGTGAAATGCGGCGTATTCCAGATGCTCATGCCAGTacaacagaagagagagagactccttcctcttctcccctttgtAGTA GTAACAGGAGCCAAGACGGAGAGAGACCAAGCACTTCCTGGGCGCAGCCGTCAACTAGTTATTCATCTTCAACCCAGAGAGGAGACATAGCAATTTCATTGGTGCAGTTCATGCTTCGAAAGTACAACAAGAGGGAGCCAATAACAAAGGAAGACATATTAAAGCATGTCATCCCACAGGATAAGGAAAATTTCCCCAATGTCCTTAAGAAAGCCTCTGAGCTGATGGTGCTAGCATTTGGTATTGATGTTAAGGAAATTGACACTATCAGACACTGTTATGCCCTTGTCAGCATATTAAATCCTAATGGTGATGAAATAATGAATGGTGAGGCAATCATGCCCAAGAGTGGCCTCTTGGTGACAATCCTATGTGTGATCTTCATAAAAGGCAGCTGTGCTAATGAAGAATATATCTGGGAAGTACTTAGTGTGATAGGGATATATGCTGGAGTCGATCACTTCATCTATGGAAATGTCAAGAAGCTCATTACTAAAGATTTTGTGAGTGAGGGATACCTGGAATATCGGCGGGTCCCCTACAGAGGTTCTTCATGCTATCAATTCTTGTGGGGTCCCAGGGCCCAGTTTGAAACTGGCAAAATGAGAGTCCTTGAGTTCCTGGCCAAGGTCCATGATACTGTGCCCAGTGCCTTTCCATCCTTGTATCAAGATGCTTTGAGAGATGAGCAAGAGAGAACCCAAGCCAAATTTACATCTATGATTCTTATTGGTCTGATGCCTGGTGCACAGTCCAATCACAATTGCAGCAATTTCTCCAACTATCACTGA